The sequence AAACCCGAACAGCTGTCCGTCGTCACCTTCGCATATATTCGAGCGTCCGCATCACGCCGCGCAGTTCCGCCAGCCCCTTCAATCGGCCAATACCTGAATAACCCGGATTCACGCGCTTGCCGAGATCGTCCAGAATGGCATGTCCATGGTCGGGACGCATGGGAATCTGCCCGTCGCGCCGCCTCTCTTCATCGAGCAGGGCGGCGACCACGGCGATCATGTCCGTGTCGCCTTCCAGATGCTCTGCCTCATGGAAAGACCCGCACGGCTCCCTCTTCACATTGCGCAGATGCGCGAAGTGAATATGCGGTCCAAGCGCCTTCGCCATGGCCGGAAGGTCGTTTGCCGGGTTCGCGCCGAGCGAGCCGGTGCAGAAGGTTAGGCCGTTTGCTCTGGTCGGAACGGCATCGAGCAATGCCTTCAGGTCGTCATGCGTTGAAACGATGCGCGGCAGGCCGAACAGCGGGAACGGTGGATCGTCGGGATGGATCGCCATCACCACGCCTTCCTCCTCCGCCACCGGCATGATCTCCCTCTGGAACTCTGCCAGATTTTCGCGCAGGCCATCGGTTGAGATGTCGCGATAGGTATCCAGCATGCGCCGGAAGCTCTCACGGTCATAGACGAATTCACGCGCCGGCACCCATTCGATGAGATTGCGTTCCAGCCGCGCCAGATCGCTTTCGCTCATCGTCTTCAGGCGCTCGCGCGCAGCTTCCACCCGCTCGGCCGGGTGGTCAGCCTCGGCACCCGGACGCGCGAGGATGAAGACATCGTAGACGCAGAACTCGACTGCATCGAAGCGCAGCGCCGTCCCGCCATGCGGCATCGGATAGTCGAGATCCGTGCGCGTCCAGTCGGTGATGGCCATGAAATTGTAGCAGATGGTGCGCACCCCGGCGCGGGCGACATTGCGGATCGAGGTCTTGTAATTGTCGATCAGCGCGCGAAAGGCGCCGCTGCGCGTTTTGACATGCTCATGCACGATCACGCTTTCGACGACCGACCATTCAAGGCCGTCCTGTTCGATTTCTTGCCTGCGCTTGTCGATCTCGTCCTGCGGCCAGGCACGGCCGTCATTGAGATGATGCAGTGCGGTGACAATCCCTGTAGCACCCGCCTGCCGAACATGAGCGAGCGTCACCGGATCGTCCGGACCGAACCACCGCCAGGTCTCTTTCATTGAGGGAACTCTCCTTGAGCATAAAGGGCAAGGGGCGCCGAAATGCCATCATCCGAGATGCGCTGATAGGCTTTGGTGACGGCGGGCAGATATCGGTCGACCCTGTCGAAACGGGCAGCCTGAAGGACGGCGGCGACAGTGTCGGCGGGACTGGTCGTCTTTGCGATGGCCGCTTTCAGCGCCTCATCCAGCGGATCGGAGAAGGCAGGCGGCTCGCCTCTGTCAGCGAGTGCTGCAATCCAGAGTGCAACACCGGCTGCAAGATGCGCTGCATCTTCACCCGCATCTTGCAGCTCCAGCATAGGATTGATGAAGCGCTGCGGAAGCTTTTGCGAGCCGTCATTGGCAATCTGCGCCGTGCGGTGACGCAGCGCGGGGTTGGCGAAACGGTCTGCAAGCCGCTCCATGTATTCGTCCGGCTTCAGGCCGGCGTCGCCGGAAAGCGTCCGGGCAGATTCTCGCCAGAGGCCCTTTACGAAACCGTGGATCAGCGGGTCGGCAAAGGCATCCGCCACCGTCTCGTGCCCGAGCAGCTGTCCTGCATAGGCGATGGCCGAATGCGCGCCGTTCAAAAGCCGAAGCTTCATCTCCTCGAAAGGAGCGACATCGGCCACCATCTCGACGCCATGGCGTTCCCAGGCGGGCCTGCCCATCGGGAAATTGTCTTCCACCACCCATTGCATGAAGGGCTCTGTCACCACGGGCCAGGCATCTTCAACGCCGAGTGCCTGTGCAACTCGTTCGCGGTCGGCATCCGTGGTCGCCGGAACGATGCGGTCCACCATGCTCGAAGGGAAGGCAACATTCTGCTCGATGTAACGGCCCAGTTCGCGATCGCGCAGGGTCGCAAATTCGGTCACGAGCCCGCGTAGTGTTTTGCCGTTGGCGGGCAGGTTGTCGCATGAGAGAACGGTGAAAGGCGGCGTGCCGTCAGCCCTTCTTCGGGCGAGGGCTTCGGTCAGAAAACCCAGTATGCCGGTCGGCCGGTCGGGGTTGGCGAGGTCCGCCGCCACTGTGCGATCCTGCACATTCAGGGTGCCGTCCGCGTTTCGTGGATAGGCCTTCTCCGTTACGGTCAGCGTCACGATCCGCGTCTGCGGACTGCTCATCGCGGCAAGAACCACCTGCGGGTCCTCCGGTGCCACCAGCACCTTCATCACGGATCCGATGACCTTCAGCGTTTCACCGGAACCATCACGCTCGGCGAGTGTGTAGAGACAATCCTGCGGGGCGAGGGCGTCGCGCATGGCAGAGCTGCGGAGGGAAACGCCGATGATGCCCCAACTGGCATCTCCCTCCGCAAGACAGGCGTCCACATAAACGGCCTGATGAGCGCGATGAAACGCCCCGATGCCGATATGCACGACGCCCGCGACCAAATGGGTTGGATCGTAGGCTGGACCCTGAACGGCGCCGGCCAGATGCGACAGACAGGAACGGTTAAGACGCTGCGCCATCACGGATCAGCCAAGCCTCTGGCTTGTCTCCGCGTCGAAGAGATGTGCCTTGGCCGCCTGAACGCCAAGGCGCACTGTGTCGCCCGCGCGAATGTGGACGCGATCACGAAGCTGCGCCGAGACGATCTGCTTTCCCACGCGAACCTGAACGAGTGTTTCAGACCCTGTCGGCTCGACATTGGTCGCAACGGCCTCGAACCCTTCACCATCAGCGGCCAGGAACAAATGCTCAGGACGCATGCCGTAGACCACCTTACTGGCGGCAGGCGGTTCGCCTTCAAGCGGCAGTTCAGCGCCGCTTTCAACACGGACGCTCTTGCCACCATTGGTAAGGAGGCCCGGTAGGAGGTTCATCGAAGGCGAGCCGATGAAGCTTGCCACAAAGGTGTTGTTCGGCCGGTCGTAAAGATCCAGCGGCGCGCCCACCTGCTCCACGATGCCATCGCGCATCACGACGATGCGGTCGGCCATGGTCATGGCTTCGATCTGGTCATGCGTGACATAGACGGTGGTTGTCTTCAGGCGGGCGTGAATGTCCTTCAGCTCAGCGCGCATCTGAACGCGCAGCTTGGCGTCGAGATTGGACAGCGGCTCGTCGAAGAGAAAGACCTGCGGATTTCGCACGATGGCGCGGCCCATGGCGACGCGTTGGCGCTGACCGCCGGAAAGCTGGCGCGGATACCGGTCGAGATAGTCCGACAGGCCGAGAATGGCGGCGGCCTCGCGGACCCGCTGGTCGATCTCGTCTTTCGGGCGCTTGGCGAGCCTGAGCGAGAAGCCCATGTTCTCGGCGATCGTCATATGCGGATAGAGCGCATAGTTCTGGAACACCATGGCGATGTCGCGGTGCTTGGGCTCCACATCGTTGATGACGCGTCCCCCGATGCTGATCGTGCCGCCGGAAATGTCCTCAAGCCCGGCGATCATGCGCAGAAGCGTGGACTTGCCGCAGCCGGAAGGGCCGACCAGAACCACAAAGGCGCCATCCGGCACTTCGACGGTTACGCCCTTGATGGTTTCGAGCTGTCCGTAGAATTTGCGGACATCCTGGATGTCGACTGAAGCCATGGTTACCTCGAGGCGTAAGCGGTGTGTGACGTTGAAAGAGCCTCCGCAACGCGGATCGCGGCAAGAAGGCTCAGACCGGTGTGATATCCGGGGTCGAGATCGGGCGTGGCCGGCACATAGTTCACCGGGCCATCTGCCGTGCGGGTCTGGTAGCCGATGGCCGGCGCACCGCGCCAGTAATGGTCGAAGAATGCGCTGTCCGCTTGTTGCCAGATGGCAAGGCTGTCGGCGCTGCCGGTCAGCTGGTGGCAGAGCGCGGCGGTGCGGATCGTTTCCGGCAAAGACCACCAGGGTCGGTAGGGGCTGAGCTTTTCGCCGGAAGAAACCGAGACGGTGAGATGCAGCCCGCACTCGGCAAAGCCTGCCCGAAACGAAGCGATCAGAATGCGCTCCAGCGTGGCCACCAGCGCCGGGTTCCGGCGAATGGGCGCATGGTCCAGGGCAAAGCCCGCAAACTCGATGCCGTGTCCGACATTACACTTATCGCCGCCCGGCACATTGCGCAGCAATCCGGATTTCTCGTCCAGATGGTCCTCGATGACATGATCGATGAAACGCTGCGCATAGGCGGTGTGATCTGAAAGGCCGCAGCGTTCCAGCATGCCGGCAGCGCCGAGCACGATCATGCGCGGCCCGAAATCGTCCGGTTCGCCGGCGAGCGCTTCGCCCCCCAAAGGCTTTTCTTCGCCCATCTGAAAGCGGCCATCCTCGATTGCCGCAATCACATCGGCGAGATAGCGCAAATATCCGGGCAGTTCTTCAGGCACATAGCGGGCGGCTGCCGCCACCAGTCCCTTGGCGGCGAAAGCATCGGAATAGGTGAACACGTCTCCCGCCGGTTCCTGGGCAGTCACCGCGCCATCGCCGTCCGCGCGAACAGGGCGAAGCCCGGCATCATAGCGGAAATAGACATGGCCATCGCGCGCCTGCAGTTCCTTGATGCGCGCGAAGAGCGAGCGTCCGGCATCATTGAGCCGCTGAGATAGCGCCGCATCGCGCGTCTCGAAGAAAGCCGCATGGCTGACCAGCGCTTCGAGACCACGCCCCTGAATCCAGCCATAGGTGTAGTCCGGCCCGCGCAGCCCGTCGGCCTCGCCATAATCGGCAAGCGTCAGGCTGTTGACCTTGGTGTTCAAAAAGCCCGCCCCAAGCAGGGGGCGATCCAGCATCCATTGGAGCGTCCCGGCATTGGCCGATGCATAGCGGTCAGCGGCCTCTGGAAAGAAGGCGTTCCCGGCGGTCATTCCTTCATCCCCGTGCTGGCAACACCCTGCACGAAATTGCGACGCAGGATCACGAACAGCGTGATGGAGGGTACGAGCACGGCCGCAGATGCCGCGCTCAACCGGCCAAGATCGACGGTGAATCCGGTCTGGAACAGGGCGAGGCCAACCTCGATCGTGTAGCTGTCGCGCGTCGTCGTCACGATCATCGGCCAGGCGAAGGAGGTCCATGCCTGGAAAAAGGCGAGAACGGCAAGCGCGCCGAGCGCACCGCGCAAGAGCGGCAGGACGATCTTCCAGAAGATCCAGAACTCTCCCGCCCCGTCGATGCGCGCGGCCTCAAGCAGTTCGTCGGGTATGGAATGCATCACATTCTGGCGGATCAGAAAGATGCCGAAGCTCATCACCAGATAGCCAAGCAGCAGGCCCCAGAGAGAATTGAGCACACCCAGCGCCTGCGCCTGGAAATAAAGCGGGATCATATAGACCTCGAACGGCACGATGGCCGTGGCGAGGATCAGGATGAAGATGATGTTGAGCGAGCGAAACGGAAACTTGGCCAGCACATAGCCGGCGATTGCCGAGGTCATGACAATCGCCACCATGGAAAGGGTGGAGAACGCGACGCTGTTGAATATCCACATCGGCAACGGCGTGTCCGCCAGCACCGAGCGGAAGTTTTCCAGCGTCGGATCGGTGGGGATGATGCGTGGCGGCCAGGCGACGATCTCTTCAGGCGTCTTGAAGGCGTTCGACACCAGAAACACCAGCGGCAGGATCATCAGGATCGAGAAGCAGAACAGGAACACATCGATGGCGAAATCGATGAGTTTGCCCCGCGTTTTCATGCGCCCGCCGGCTTTCGGGCGTGGTGTGGAAGCGGCTATCGTCTGTGTCATTTCCGCCCCTTTTCCCGAAGAAGACCGAACTGGATGAGAGTCAGCACGAGAACAATGGCCAGAAGCACCACGGCTTCGGAGGCCGCATAGCCGACACGGTAGTTGCGGAAGCTGTTTTCGAGCATGTCGAGCACCAGAACCCGGACCTGCCTGCCGGGCGCGCCCTGTGAGTCCGAGGCAAGAACGAAGGCCTGCGCATAGACATTGAAGCCGGAGATCAGCGTGACGACGGAAACATAGAGCGTGATCGGTTTCAGCATCGGCACCGAGACATGCCAGAAACGCTGCACGCCGGACGCGCCATCAAGCTTGGCTGCCTCGAAGAGAGAGACCGGAAGGTTCTTGAAACCGACGAGATAGATCAGCACGGCATAGCCGAGCGCCTGCCAGGAACACAGGACGATGATACAGATCACCGAAAGAACGGGATCGAAAAGCCATGCCTGCGCCGGGATGCCGAAGAATTCGAGCAAAGCGTTGAGCGGGCCGAGCTTGGCGTCGAAAATCCATTTCCAGGCCATCGCCGCCGGCACCAGCGACACGACATGCGGGATGAAGACCGATGTCTCGTAGAACCCGGAGAAGCGCGAATGCGTGCGGTGGTGGATAAGCCCGGCGATCACCATGGCGGTGGGCACCGTGAGAATGACCACGCCGAAAGCGATGATCGACGTGTTTGTCAGGGCGTTCAGGAAGAGCTGGTCCTGAAAGAGCTCGCGGAAATTCGCCAGGCCGATGAACGGTTTGTTCTTCGACAGGATGTTCCACTGATG comes from Nitratireductor kimnyeongensis and encodes:
- the uxuA gene encoding mannonate dehydratase, which gives rise to MKETWRWFGPDDPVTLAHVRQAGATGIVTALHHLNDGRAWPQDEIDKRRQEIEQDGLEWSVVESVIVHEHVKTRSGAFRALIDNYKTSIRNVARAGVRTICYNFMAITDWTRTDLDYPMPHGGTALRFDAVEFCVYDVFILARPGAEADHPAERVEAARERLKTMSESDLARLERNLIEWVPAREFVYDRESFRRMLDTYRDISTDGLRENLAEFQREIMPVAEEEGVVMAIHPDDPPFPLFGLPRIVSTHDDLKALLDAVPTRANGLTFCTGSLGANPANDLPAMAKALGPHIHFAHLRNVKREPCGSFHEAEHLEGDTDMIAVVAALLDEERRRDGQIPMRPDHGHAILDDLGKRVNPGYSGIGRLKGLAELRGVMRTLEYMRR
- a CDS encoding mannitol dehydrogenase family protein, producing the protein MAQRLNRSCLSHLAGAVQGPAYDPTHLVAGVVHIGIGAFHRAHQAVYVDACLAEGDASWGIIGVSLRSSAMRDALAPQDCLYTLAERDGSGETLKVIGSVMKVLVAPEDPQVVLAAMSSPQTRIVTLTVTEKAYPRNADGTLNVQDRTVAADLANPDRPTGILGFLTEALARRRADGTPPFTVLSCDNLPANGKTLRGLVTEFATLRDRELGRYIEQNVAFPSSMVDRIVPATTDADRERVAQALGVEDAWPVVTEPFMQWVVEDNFPMGRPAWERHGVEMVADVAPFEEMKLRLLNGAHSAIAYAGQLLGHETVADAFADPLIHGFVKGLWRESARTLSGDAGLKPDEYMERLADRFANPALRHRTAQIANDGSQKLPQRFINPMLELQDAGEDAAHLAAGVALWIAALADRGEPPAFSDPLDEALKAAIAKTTSPADTVAAVLQAARFDRVDRYLPAVTKAYQRISDDGISAPLALYAQGEFPQ
- a CDS encoding ABC transporter ATP-binding protein: MASVDIQDVRKFYGQLETIKGVTVEVPDGAFVVLVGPSGCGKSTLLRMIAGLEDISGGTISIGGRVINDVEPKHRDIAMVFQNYALYPHMTIAENMGFSLRLAKRPKDEIDQRVREAAAILGLSDYLDRYPRQLSGGQRQRVAMGRAIVRNPQVFLFDEPLSNLDAKLRVQMRAELKDIHARLKTTTVYVTHDQIEAMTMADRIVVMRDGIVEQVGAPLDLYDRPNNTFVASFIGSPSMNLLPGLLTNGGKSVRVESGAELPLEGEPPAASKVVYGMRPEHLFLAADGEGFEAVATNVEPTGSETLVQVRVGKQIVSAQLRDRVHIRAGDTVRLGVQAAKAHLFDAETSQRLG
- a CDS encoding carbohydrate ABC transporter permease, which produces MKTRGKLIDFAIDVFLFCFSILMILPLVFLVSNAFKTPEEIVAWPPRIIPTDPTLENFRSVLADTPLPMWIFNSVAFSTLSMVAIVMTSAIAGYVLAKFPFRSLNIIFILILATAIVPFEVYMIPLYFQAQALGVLNSLWGLLLGYLVMSFGIFLIRQNVMHSIPDELLEAARIDGAGEFWIFWKIVLPLLRGALGALAVLAFFQAWTSFAWPMIVTTTRDSYTIEVGLALFQTGFTVDLGRLSAASAAVLVPSITLFVILRRNFVQGVASTGMKE
- a CDS encoding carbohydrate ABC transporter permease — translated: MLQQKRWRFAILAILPTLAIFAWVRMYPIVETLRLSLHQWNILSKNKPFIGLANFRELFQDQLFLNALTNTSIIAFGVVILTVPTAMVIAGLIHHRTHSRFSGFYETSVFIPHVVSLVPAAMAWKWIFDAKLGPLNALLEFFGIPAQAWLFDPVLSVICIIVLCSWQALGYAVLIYLVGFKNLPVSLFEAAKLDGASGVQRFWHVSVPMLKPITLYVSVVTLISGFNVYAQAFVLASDSQGAPGRQVRVLVLDMLENSFRNYRVGYAASEAVVLLAIVLVLTLIQFGLLREKGRK